A genome region from Bifidobacterium coryneforme includes the following:
- a CDS encoding ATP-dependent helicase encodes MHEDQEKLLGGLDRFQREAVTSLDGPVRIIAGAGAGKTRTITHRIAYACAQGSWDPSKTMAVTFSVKAAAEMRSRLTALGVPESVKAATFHSAAFQQLRQVWPQVSSSYPPTLIQDLRPLVRAAYKRVCGQEEADPGQVRDLEAEINWAKVGLIAPKEYVRVCAATHRTPPAGLDPDRMADLYEAFEYDKSAHNQMDFNDILLLVCHILEEEPEAAAVIRSRIRWMTVDEYQDVSPLQHRLLRLWLDDRDNLCVVGDPAQTIYSFAGATSYYLLDFPEEYPSMKADLQLNTDYRSTPQVVNYANRVLSKSPNRGDYLKLKSNREAGKRIGTTRYQDDVEEAHGVAKRIERLIHGGADPGQCAVLTRINAQQTAICAALHERGIPYRLRTDSGWLDQSVSEVTAVQSSEKTIEDFQQARARGQVTVSTIHAAKGLEFSHVFLVGCSEGLLPFGSPREGEDLEEERRLMYVAVTRAEDTLHLSFAEKKDPASFARRTPSRFVQG; translated from the coding sequence GTGCATGAAGATCAGGAGAAGCTCCTAGGGGGGCTGGACCGGTTCCAGAGGGAGGCGGTCACCAGTTTGGACGGGCCGGTCAGGATCATAGCCGGGGCAGGTGCCGGAAAGACCCGAACCATCACCCACCGGATTGCTTATGCCTGTGCCCAGGGTAGTTGGGACCCGTCGAAGACCATGGCCGTCACCTTTTCCGTCAAGGCTGCTGCCGAGATGCGGTCCAGACTCACCGCCCTCGGTGTGCCGGAATCGGTCAAGGCCGCCACATTCCACTCGGCGGCCTTCCAGCAGCTCCGTCAGGTCTGGCCTCAGGTCAGCTCCTCATATCCACCCACCCTGATTCAGGATCTCCGCCCCCTGGTCAGGGCCGCCTATAAGCGGGTCTGTGGTCAGGAGGAGGCCGATCCGGGCCAGGTCCGCGATTTGGAGGCGGAGATCAACTGGGCCAAGGTGGGCTTGATTGCCCCCAAGGAGTATGTCCGGGTTTGCGCAGCCACACACCGCACTCCGCCGGCGGGTCTCGACCCCGATAGGATGGCCGACCTCTACGAGGCCTTCGAATATGACAAGTCCGCCCATAATCAAATGGACTTCAACGACATCCTCCTCCTGGTCTGTCACATCCTGGAGGAGGAGCCGGAGGCGGCGGCCGTCATCCGGTCGCGCATTCGCTGGATGACGGTCGACGAGTACCAGGATGTGTCACCCCTGCAGCACCGCCTACTGAGGCTCTGGTTGGATGACCGCGACAATCTCTGCGTCGTGGGAGACCCCGCCCAGACCATTTATTCCTTTGCCGGGGCAACCTCTTACTACCTGTTGGATTTCCCCGAGGAGTACCCGTCGATGAAAGCCGACCTGCAGCTCAACACGGACTACCGGTCCACCCCCCAGGTGGTCAACTATGCCAATAGGGTCCTTTCCAAGTCCCCCAATCGTGGCGACTACCTGAAACTGAAATCGAACAGGGAGGCCGGCAAGCGCATTGGGACCACCCGGTATCAGGATGATGTCGAGGAAGCCCATGGGGTGGCTAAGCGTATAGAGCGGCTCATCCATGGTGGAGCCGATCCGGGGCAGTGCGCAGTGCTTACCAGAATCAACGCCCAGCAGACGGCTATATGTGCAGCCCTGCATGAACGGGGCATTCCATACCGCCTACGGACCGACTCGGGCTGGCTGGACCAGAGTGTATCCGAGGTGACGGCTGTCCAGAGCAGTGAGAAGACGATAGAGGATTTTCAGCAGGCCAGGGCGCGTGGTCAGGTCACCGTTTCCACCATTCACGCCGCCAAGGGACTGGAATTCAGCCATGTCTTCCTGGTTGGCTGTTCCGAGGGGCTTCTTCCCTTCGGTTCGCCGAGGGAGGGGGAGGACCTGGAAGAAGAACGCAGGCTCATGTATGTGGCGGTGACCAGGGCTGAGGACACCCTCCATCTCTCGTTCGCCGAGAAGAAGGATCCCGCCTCGTTCGCCAGACGTACCCCCAGTCGCTTCGTGCAGGGGTAA
- a CDS encoding zinc-dependent metalloprotease: protein MDENAIHQWLIDCFGPFQGELAWKQFSQLPESVRSQIANQDPSQLPKPDEVKALIQAFTAGGLNTPADMQSQAQEGPINVNLAKSIALGRAAADQSDTTVTAENGDRVTRIMSEANLWLDSVCAFDPAPGHAEALTRSGWIEGSIDSWIQFASPVAQAVSNALTSVLSERLGGFPEGEISGMFAGPVPIPLPDNLKDPATLMKLLGNTSFAIQLGRAAGELSEEVRGGFDQGVALLKNPAGALIPQNIKSYASSLDLDLDEVMSYLALQEAAHARLFASVPWLMPRFEALIGKYARGVSIDLDAMEEQLREATEINPESIAGAINLSNVGIEDTPEQKEALRSLEILLAQADGWVDCVVWNAGMAHIPHLEQLREMTRRERAVGGPAEQTFESLLGLRLHPKRLREAAELWEGDTARLGFEQRDAKWSHPDLLPTLPEEQAKGSVDTGNQAEPTQGETNHTDEGAANPDSVDWDAELAKLLDADKKAQGTDSPERPDSQANKGQGDTGDPDGENESADGNPNENNQ from the coding sequence ATGGACGAGAATGCAATCCACCAATGGCTGATTGACTGCTTTGGCCCCTTCCAGGGCGAGCTGGCCTGGAAGCAATTCTCGCAACTGCCGGAGTCCGTCCGTTCCCAGATCGCCAATCAGGACCCCTCGCAGCTGCCCAAACCCGACGAGGTGAAGGCCCTGATCCAGGCCTTCACGGCAGGTGGACTCAACACACCTGCCGACATGCAGAGTCAGGCCCAGGAAGGCCCCATCAACGTCAATCTGGCAAAGTCCATAGCCTTGGGGCGTGCAGCCGCCGACCAGTCCGACACCACGGTGACCGCCGAGAATGGCGACCGGGTGACCAGGATCATGAGTGAGGCCAACCTCTGGTTGGATTCCGTCTGTGCTTTCGACCCGGCTCCCGGCCACGCCGAAGCCCTGACCCGCTCCGGTTGGATTGAGGGCAGCATCGACTCCTGGATCCAGTTCGCATCCCCTGTGGCACAGGCCGTCAGCAATGCCCTGACCTCAGTACTGAGCGAACGGCTGGGGGGATTCCCAGAAGGCGAGATCTCCGGCATGTTTGCCGGGCCGGTCCCCATCCCCCTGCCCGACAACCTCAAGGACCCGGCCACCCTTATGAAACTCCTGGGCAACACCTCCTTTGCCATACAGCTCGGGCGGGCAGCCGGAGAACTCTCCGAAGAGGTCCGCGGCGGGTTCGACCAGGGGGTCGCCCTCCTGAAAAACCCTGCAGGAGCCCTGATTCCGCAGAACATCAAGTCCTATGCCTCATCCCTTGACCTGGATTTGGATGAGGTTATGAGCTATCTGGCCCTCCAGGAGGCCGCCCATGCCCGCCTCTTCGCATCCGTCCCCTGGCTGATGCCACGCTTCGAGGCCCTGATAGGCAAGTACGCACGCGGAGTCTCCATCGATCTGGACGCCATGGAAGAGCAGCTCCGCGAGGCCACCGAGATCAATCCCGAGTCCATCGCTGGCGCCATCAACCTGAGCAATGTCGGCATCGAGGACACCCCCGAGCAGAAAGAGGCCCTGCGCAGTCTGGAGATTCTTCTGGCTCAGGCCGATGGTTGGGTGGACTGCGTGGTCTGGAACGCCGGCATGGCGCATATTCCGCATCTGGAACAGCTTCGCGAGATGACCAGGAGGGAGCGGGCCGTGGGCGGCCCCGCCGAGCAGACCTTTGAATCCCTGCTTGGTCTCAGACTCCACCCCAAGCGCCTGCGCGAGGCGGCTGAGCTTTGGGAGGGTGACACCGCAAGGCTTGGTTTCGAACAACGCGACGCCAAATGGTCCCACCCCGACCTCCTCCCAACCCTGCCCGAGGAGCAGGCAAAGGGCAGTGTTGATACCGGGAACCAGGCGGAACCCACCCAGGGTGAAACCAATCACACCGATGAGGGGGCCGCCAACCCTGATTCGGTCGACTGGGACGCCGAACTGGCCAAACTCTTGGATGCCGATAAGAAGGCACAGGGAACCGACTCCCCCGAGCGGCCCGACAGTCAGGCGAACAAAGGCCAGGGCGATACGGGCGACCCAGATGGGGAAAACGAATCCGCTGATGGGAATCCCAACGAGAACAATCAGTAA
- a CDS encoding S16 family serine protease, whose product MTHTHGKAGISATGAPEQMPEAAAGHMLTRRGMAGGLLVILSLVILFLPSPYVIETPGPTQDVLGRSGSTEVVSVKGGETHTGSGKLLLTTINAGGLPGSMVTNMEALLGWANPKAMVVPREAIIPEGMTADEYRKQEASDMSGSQDAAAKAAISFLQAKGYQTDGIEITMHVDDIGGPSAGMMYALGAIDKLTPEDETGGRTIAGTGTIDEKGAVGAIGGINLKLMGAKRDGATWFLVPKANCSQVAGHVPDGLRDVQVETLDQAYKAVVEIGHGRGEDLPRCTVDSSSPSK is encoded by the coding sequence ATGACACATACGCATGGGAAAGCGGGAATCTCCGCCACAGGCGCACCCGAACAGATGCCTGAGGCCGCCGCGGGCCACATGTTGACCAGGCGCGGCATGGCCGGTGGACTCCTGGTCATCCTCTCCCTGGTCATCCTCTTCCTGCCCAGTCCTTATGTAATCGAGACCCCAGGGCCCACCCAGGACGTTCTTGGCAGGAGCGGATCCACCGAGGTCGTCTCCGTAAAGGGAGGCGAGACCCACACCGGTTCCGGCAAGCTCCTCCTGACCACTATCAACGCCGGCGGCCTACCCGGCTCGATGGTCACGAATATGGAGGCCCTGCTGGGATGGGCCAACCCCAAAGCCATGGTCGTGCCCAGGGAAGCCATAATTCCCGAGGGAATGACCGCCGACGAATACCGCAAGCAGGAGGCCAGCGACATGAGCGGGTCCCAGGATGCGGCTGCCAAGGCGGCCATCTCCTTCCTTCAGGCCAAGGGATACCAGACCGACGGCATCGAGATCACCATGCATGTGGACGATATAGGGGGCCCCTCCGCCGGCATGATGTATGCCCTGGGAGCCATCGACAAACTGACCCCCGAGGATGAGACGGGCGGCAGGACCATCGCCGGGACAGGGACCATTGACGAAAAAGGTGCCGTGGGGGCGATAGGGGGCATCAATCTGAAACTGATGGGTGCCAAACGTGATGGGGCTACCTGGTTCCTGGTTCCCAAGGCCAACTGCAGTCAGGTGGCGGGCCATGTGCCCGACGGTCTGCGGGATGTCCAGGTGGAAACCCTGGACCAGGCATACAAGGCCGTTGTGGAAATAGGCCACGGCAGGGGGGAGGACCTGCCTCGCTGCACTGTCGATTCGAGTTCCCCAAGCAAGTAG
- a CDS encoding DUF3052 domain-containing protein, translating to MAETTTYTAEEFGFHTGDIVQEWMWDDDVDDGIRTQIEDLTGEELVDEDYDAAVDGVIIWWRDGDSEDDLADTIVDASAMINPGAPFWVLTPKPGRDGAPGPSTVSNAAKTAGMNALMPTTVSKDWNATQLRAFGKGK from the coding sequence GTGGCTGAGACTACAACCTATACAGCGGAAGAGTTCGGTTTCCATACTGGCGATATCGTCCAGGAATGGATGTGGGATGACGATGTCGATGATGGCATCAGGACTCAAATCGAAGATCTGACCGGTGAAGAGCTGGTCGATGAGGATTACGATGCGGCCGTGGATGGCGTGATCATCTGGTGGCGCGATGGCGATTCCGAGGATGACCTGGCGGATACCATCGTCGACGCCTCGGCCATGATCAATCCCGGTGCCCCCTTCTGGGTGCTGACCCCCAAGCCGGGGCGTGATGGCGCTCCCGGTCCCAGCACCGTTTCCAACGCCGCCAAGACTGCAGGAATGAACGCCCTTATGCCCACCACCGTGAGCAAGGATTGGAACGCCACCCAACTGCGTGCCTTCGGAAAAGGCAAGTAA
- a CDS encoding MDR family MFS transporter, producing MSAKGTVRKTNVTLVTVAVFIATFMTAIEGTIVSTAMPTIISDLHGLSIMNWVYSIYLLMCAVTTPIYGKLSDRYGRKPLLTIGLLIFVVGSSLCALSQSMPQLIGARLLQGLGAGAIQPLTYTVLADIYPLSKRAGMIGLNGSAWGIASIIAPLLGGFIVQHLSWHWVFAINVPIGLIVILLIQAFLSERMEPRRAPVDYKGIGLLSLGLICLMLGLQSLGSHQGILTPALLGLAAVVIFVVLLRLENHQADPILPLRLFRNRTFVIQNVCMLLIAGFLMCFDTYMPIWMQSVMGLNPSMGGFVVTPSSILWLLGAYLAGPLTMHHPPHRATNIALAFILTACICYVFLPMATPYWAFLVISAIVGFGFGLAITTSTITAQSVVPASDVGASTSFNTLARSLGQTLMVSIFGIVMNTVIADRVPDHPGLTAEMMDRMINPATANQIPPALLAPARSIVFDGLHWIFLTGLVILLLALGANLLDLRSRSLLSEYQHSATTKAATTGSIR from the coding sequence ATGTCGGCAAAAGGGACAGTCAGGAAAACCAATGTGACCCTGGTCACGGTGGCGGTCTTCATCGCCACCTTCATGACCGCAATCGAGGGGACCATCGTATCCACGGCCATGCCGACGATCATCTCCGACCTGCACGGTCTATCGATCATGAACTGGGTCTACTCCATATATCTTCTCATGTGTGCCGTCACCACCCCCATCTATGGGAAACTCTCCGACAGGTACGGCCGTAAACCCCTCCTGACCATCGGACTCCTGATTTTTGTGGTCGGGTCCAGCCTCTGCGCACTCTCCCAGTCCATGCCCCAGCTCATCGGCGCCAGGCTCCTTCAAGGCCTTGGCGCCGGCGCCATCCAACCTCTGACTTATACGGTCCTGGCTGACATATACCCCCTAAGCAAGCGGGCCGGGATGATCGGACTGAACGGATCCGCCTGGGGCATCGCCTCCATCATCGCCCCACTCCTGGGCGGATTCATCGTCCAGCACCTCAGCTGGCACTGGGTCTTCGCCATCAACGTCCCCATCGGCCTGATCGTCATACTCCTGATACAGGCCTTCCTCAGCGAGCGCATGGAGCCCAGACGGGCACCGGTCGATTACAAGGGAATCGGGCTGCTCAGTCTGGGGCTGATCTGCCTCATGTTGGGCCTGCAGAGCCTGGGCTCCCACCAGGGCATCCTGACTCCGGCCCTTCTGGGCCTTGCCGCTGTGGTCATCTTTGTTGTCCTCCTGCGTCTTGAGAACCACCAGGCAGACCCCATTCTTCCCCTGAGGCTCTTCCGCAACCGGACCTTCGTCATCCAGAATGTCTGCATGCTTCTGATTGCCGGGTTCCTGATGTGCTTCGACACCTATATGCCGATTTGGATGCAGTCCGTCATGGGGCTCAACCCTTCCATGGGCGGCTTTGTCGTGACCCCCTCCTCCATCCTCTGGCTTCTGGGCGCCTACCTGGCCGGGCCCTTGACCATGCACCACCCGCCGCACCGGGCCACCAACATCGCCCTGGCCTTCATCCTGACCGCGTGCATATGCTACGTTTTCCTTCCCATGGCAACCCCCTATTGGGCGTTCCTGGTCATATCGGCCATCGTGGGGTTCGGTTTCGGCTTGGCCATCACCACTTCGACGATCACCGCCCAGAGCGTGGTACCGGCCAGTGATGTGGGTGCCTCCACCAGTTTCAATACCCTGGCGCGTTCCCTGGGGCAGACGCTGATGGTCTCGATTTTCGGAATCGTCATGAACACGGTCATTGCCGACAGGGTCCCCGATCATCCCGGCCTCACCGCCGAGATGATGGACAGGATGATCAACCCGGCCACGGCCAACCAGATTCCCCCGGCACTACTGGCCCCGGCCAGATCCATCGTCTTCGACGGTCTGCACTGGATATTCCTGACCGGGCTGGTCATACTACTGCTGGCTCTGGGTGCCAACCTGCTCGACCTGCGATCCAGGTCGCTCTTGTCGGAATATCAACATTCCGCCACGACCAAGGCTGCAACAACCGGTTCGATCCGATGA
- a CDS encoding DivIVA domain-containing protein has protein sequence MTPIGKKGQEVDVLMSAKPDSGRNEATIARVGKRKFGYNTVQVDEFLDRAHTLYESEDPSLTQDQIANASFELRKGGYTIAQVDAALARLERAISDRSVAREINQSGMEAWSARVVRQYRALKRHANRDGGDIFDRGLSGKPSYDCKQVDRLVFQVLDRIADDLHLRDAKRADGKKSVDITSDRISNVIFTQRKGKHGYDERQVDYFLSKAVELLQQMESVARLGLDAQVHVGTRPNAGSGGNRSKEGPSAGTAGEDGSIKPLIGQQQAPAWQAGQPTGSADAARQGFAEAPAVQPAETGSTDFAQLHQAEQAIFDSPQPTAPAVPASGTIPSGTPEVSAASQMNGSLGALARSVGQNRDQAGTGTGASGAQAGQPASFASPSQPVRSADSAQSSPSVPSSPVQPSRSDRVPSSQPVQPVSDQPSSAPASGHDWSTQPAFTAPSTRPGAGSSFSSPVGVSGPLSAQPEPQAPSAWSRPQEESVQPDAAPSVSDEPSWARPVSEDSISKAPVRQAAQDADSYLNSLVNTDLPKMDMDFDIPDISFPAFEADGQQGEETKGSQA, from the coding sequence ATGACTCCCATCGGCAAGAAAGGTCAGGAGGTCGATGTCCTGATGTCAGCAAAGCCTGATTCCGGCAGGAACGAAGCCACCATAGCGCGTGTGGGGAAGCGTAAGTTCGGCTATAACACCGTTCAGGTCGATGAGTTCCTGGACAGGGCCCACACTCTCTATGAGAGCGAGGATCCGAGCCTGACGCAGGACCAGATCGCCAACGCCTCCTTTGAGTTGCGCAAGGGCGGGTACACCATCGCCCAGGTGGATGCCGCCTTGGCCCGTCTGGAACGCGCCATCTCCGACAGGAGTGTTGCCAGGGAGATCAACCAGTCCGGCATGGAGGCCTGGAGCGCGCGGGTGGTACGTCAGTACCGGGCCCTGAAGAGGCATGCGAACCGGGACGGTGGCGACATCTTCGACAGGGGCCTTTCCGGCAAGCCCTCCTACGACTGCAAGCAGGTGGATCGTCTGGTCTTCCAGGTTCTGGACCGCATTGCCGACGACCTGCATCTGCGGGATGCCAAGCGTGCCGATGGCAAGAAGTCCGTCGACATCACCTCGGACCGTATCTCCAACGTGATTTTCACCCAGCGCAAGGGCAAGCACGGCTATGATGAGCGCCAGGTAGACTACTTCCTTTCCAAGGCCGTGGAACTCCTGCAGCAGATGGAGTCGGTCGCCCGGTTGGGGCTTGATGCACAGGTCCATGTCGGAACCCGTCCGAATGCCGGATCAGGCGGTAATCGGTCGAAGGAGGGTCCGTCCGCCGGAACTGCTGGCGAGGATGGGTCCATCAAGCCCCTGATTGGTCAGCAACAGGCTCCTGCCTGGCAGGCCGGGCAGCCCACAGGATCTGCCGATGCTGCTCGTCAGGGATTTGCCGAGGCACCCGCTGTGCAACCGGCCGAAACCGGATCGACTGATTTCGCCCAGCTGCATCAGGCGGAGCAGGCCATTTTTGACTCTCCTCAGCCGACGGCTCCCGCGGTTCCTGCCTCGGGTACCATTCCGTCCGGCACTCCTGAGGTTTCGGCTGCCAGTCAGATGAACGGCTCTCTGGGGGCCTTGGCCAGGTCCGTGGGGCAGAACCGGGACCAGGCAGGGACCGGTACGGGTGCAAGCGGTGCTCAGGCCGGTCAGCCTGCCTCGTTCGCGTCGCCTTCCCAGCCTGTGAGGTCCGCTGATTCGGCACAATCCTCCCCGTCCGTACCATCTTCACCGGTACAGCCCTCGCGATCTGACCGTGTCCCGTCCTCTCAGCCGGTTCAGCCAGTATCCGACCAACCGAGCTCGGCCCCTGCCTCGGGTCATGACTGGTCGACGCAACCCGCTTTTACGGCCCCTTCGACAAGGCCTGGCGCGGGGTCCTCCTTCAGTTCCCCGGTCGGGGTCAGCGGGCCCCTGTCCGCACAGCCCGAGCCCCAGGCCCCCAGTGCCTGGAGCCGTCCTCAGGAGGAGTCCGTGCAACCTGATGCGGCTCCGTCGGTCTCGGATGAGCCAAGCTGGGCCCGTCCCGTGTCCGAGGATTCCATCAGCAAGGCCCCAGTCAGGCAGGCTGCGCAGGATGCCGATTCCTACCTGAACTCCCTGGTGAATACCGACCTGCCCAAGATGGACATGGATTTTGATATTCCCGATATCTCCTTCCCGGCCTTTGAGGCCGATGGGCAGCAGGGCGAGGAGACGAAGGGTTCCCAGGCGTAG
- the dxr gene encoding 1-deoxy-D-xylulose-5-phosphate reductoisomerase: MISGHDKADAGTEAGQARTLEDWTGKGDGNWSKSLVILGSTGSIGTQALDVVGRHPEHFRVVGLAAGGGHTDLLARQAARFGVEKVALADPSKVEELRQALSQAGAGQVHVEAGMDAVVALAGSGADLVLNGITGSIGLRPSIAALQAGSQLALANKESVVAGGHLLFDAQVRPGQINPVDSEHSAIWQSLRSGRHGEVARLVVTASGGPFRGWTRSRMEGITPEQALNHPTWDMGPVVTINSSTMVNKGLEVIEAARLFRIPQDRISVTVHPQSLVHSMVEFRDGATICQASPPDMRLPIALGLSAPERLGDVSVPCDWTQAAQWTFEPLDDRVFPAVSLARRALDSSEGMTAVFNAANEQAVRAFLDRRLPYLGIVDTVERVMDQMADSHLSRTFTSVEVMEQVEQEARRRADALIEITA, from the coding sequence ATGATAAGCGGTCATGATAAGGCCGACGCAGGTACCGAGGCCGGTCAGGCCAGGACCCTGGAGGACTGGACTGGTAAAGGAGACGGGAACTGGTCCAAGAGTCTGGTAATCCTGGGTTCGACCGGCTCCATCGGCACCCAGGCCCTTGATGTGGTTGGTCGCCATCCCGAGCACTTCCGGGTGGTGGGCTTGGCGGCTGGCGGCGGTCATACGGATCTTCTGGCCCGGCAGGCCGCCCGGTTCGGTGTCGAGAAGGTTGCTCTGGCGGACCCCTCCAAGGTTGAAGAACTCCGCCAGGCCCTGTCCCAGGCCGGCGCCGGTCAGGTTCATGTTGAAGCAGGCATGGATGCGGTCGTTGCCCTGGCAGGGTCGGGGGCTGATCTGGTGCTGAACGGCATCACCGGGTCGATAGGGCTTCGGCCCTCCATCGCCGCCCTTCAGGCCGGATCCCAGTTGGCCTTGGCCAACAAGGAATCAGTCGTGGCCGGTGGGCATCTCCTCTTTGATGCCCAGGTCCGTCCGGGGCAGATCAATCCCGTGGATTCCGAACACTCGGCAATCTGGCAGTCCCTGCGCTCAGGTCGGCACGGGGAGGTGGCGAGGCTGGTCGTCACGGCCTCCGGAGGTCCTTTCAGGGGCTGGACCAGGAGTCGGATGGAAGGAATCACCCCTGAGCAGGCCCTGAACCACCCCACCTGGGACATGGGCCCTGTGGTGACCATCAACTCCTCCACCATGGTCAACAAGGGGCTGGAGGTCATCGAGGCCGCCAGGCTCTTCAGAATCCCGCAGGATCGGATATCCGTGACTGTCCACCCGCAGTCCCTGGTTCATTCCATGGTTGAATTCCGTGATGGAGCCACAATCTGCCAGGCTTCGCCCCCCGATATGCGTCTTCCCATAGCTCTGGGGCTTTCGGCCCCGGAACGTTTGGGTGATGTGTCGGTCCCCTGCGACTGGACCCAGGCTGCACAATGGACCTTCGAGCCACTGGATGACAGGGTCTTCCCGGCCGTGAGCCTGGCTCGGCGTGCCCTGGATTCCTCGGAGGGGATGACGGCCGTGTTCAATGCAGCCAATGAACAGGCTGTCCGGGCCTTTCTGGATCGTCGCCTTCCGTACCTGGGCATCGTCGATACGGTGGAGCGTGTCATGGACCAGATGGCCGATTCCCATCTGTCACGAACTTTCACATCCGTGGAGGTAATGGAGCAAGTCGAGCAGGAAGCTCGTCGGCGTGCGGATGCTTTGATAGAGATTACTGCGTGA
- the ispG gene encoding flavodoxin-dependent (E)-4-hydroxy-3-methylbut-2-enyl-diphosphate synthase, which translates to MFDSGRSADSGRPDQVKKEAGFRKTGDQAISETPLHSRRKSRRIMVGSVPVGGGAPISVQSMTNTVTADINATLQQIAELAAAGCDIVRVAVPSQDDADALPIITKKSPIPVIADIHFQSRYVFQAIDAGCAAVRVNPGNIRKFDQVGPDICKAATEAGISLRIGVNAGSLDKDIYAKYGGPTPEALVESAMKEARMFEDVGFHDFKISVKHHDPITMVQTYRLLASKGDWPLHLGVTEAGPAWQGTIKSCLAFGALLSEGIGDTIRVSLSAPPVEEVKVGCKILEYLGLRQRHFDIISCPSCGRAQVDVIQLAREVTEGLKDITAPIRVAVMGCIVNGPGEAREADLGVASGNGKGQIIIKGKVVQTVPEDQIVPTLLERARAIAADMEAKAAAEGETISDMGPTVVPVTGTAS; encoded by the coding sequence ATGTTTGATTCCGGGCGATCCGCGGACAGTGGCCGGCCGGACCAGGTGAAGAAGGAAGCGGGATTCCGGAAGACCGGTGACCAGGCCATCAGCGAGACCCCCCTCCATTCCAGGCGCAAGTCCAGAAGAATCATGGTCGGGTCCGTTCCGGTGGGCGGCGGTGCCCCCATTTCCGTCCAGTCCATGACCAACACGGTAACGGCCGATATCAATGCCACCCTTCAGCAGATCGCCGAGCTGGCGGCGGCTGGTTGTGACATCGTCCGCGTGGCGGTGCCCAGCCAGGACGATGCGGATGCCCTGCCGATCATCACCAAGAAGTCGCCCATTCCGGTCATCGCCGACATCCACTTCCAGAGCAGGTATGTGTTCCAGGCCATCGACGCAGGCTGCGCTGCGGTCAGGGTCAACCCAGGCAATATCCGCAAGTTCGACCAGGTGGGTCCTGATATCTGCAAGGCGGCGACCGAGGCGGGCATCTCCCTGAGGATCGGTGTCAACGCCGGCAGTCTGGATAAGGACATCTATGCCAAGTACGGTGGCCCCACGCCCGAGGCCCTGGTCGAGTCGGCCATGAAAGAGGCCCGCATGTTCGAGGATGTGGGCTTCCATGACTTCAAGATATCCGTCAAGCACCACGACCCGATCACCATGGTCCAGACCTACCGGCTCCTGGCTTCCAAGGGTGACTGGCCCCTCCATCTGGGCGTGACCGAGGCGGGTCCGGCCTGGCAGGGGACCATCAAGTCCTGCCTCGCATTCGGAGCCCTTCTGTCCGAGGGGATCGGCGATACGATCAGGGTTTCCCTATCGGCTCCGCCGGTCGAGGAGGTCAAGGTGGGCTGCAAGATCCTGGAGTATCTGGGACTGCGCCAGCGCCACTTCGACATCATCTCCTGCCCCAGTTGCGGACGGGCCCAGGTGGACGTGATCCAGCTTGCCAGGGAGGTTACCGAGGGGCTCAAGGACATCACGGCACCGATCAGGGTGGCCGTCATGGGATGCATCGTCAACGGACCCGGGGAGGCCAGGGAGGCCGACCTGGGAGTCGCGTCCGGTAACGGCAAGGGCCAGATCATCATCAAGGGCAAGGTGGTACAGACTGTTCCCGAGGATCAGATAGTCCCCACCCTTTTGGAGCGGGCCCGGGCCATTGCGGCTGATATGGAGGCCAAGGCAGCGGCCGAGGGGGAGACCATATCGGACATGGGCCCCACGGTGGTTCCTGTGACGGGCACGGCCAGCTGA